The following are encoded in a window of Amycolatopsis lexingtonensis genomic DNA:
- a CDS encoding TIGR03621 family F420-dependent LLM class oxidoreductase, with the protein MGKFKFGVSLRGISDRKTWIERCRRAEELGYDVITVPDHLGNGRLAPFPVLAMAGAVTERPRLGTLVSNVPFYNHALFAREASSTAALLDGRLDLGLGSGHMKAEFDAAGLPWHKASERIDYLGESIGHLRKHFEAEGIPMPRLLIAGNSDGVLGLAAEHADVVGFAGLRQQPGKPPGTFKLDNAEALDERVAYFRRKANREVEYNMLVQHVEITGDRRAAAEAWHEKTERSAVADAGELLDAPQLLLGTVEEIAGQLVERRERYGFTYISVFETALETFAPVIEELSKRP; encoded by the coding sequence ATGGGGAAATTCAAATTCGGGGTGAGCCTCCGCGGAATCAGCGACCGGAAAACGTGGATCGAGCGGTGCCGTCGAGCCGAAGAACTCGGCTACGACGTCATCACCGTGCCCGACCACCTCGGGAACGGGCGGCTGGCGCCGTTTCCGGTGCTCGCGATGGCCGGGGCCGTCACCGAACGGCCGCGGCTCGGGACCCTCGTTTCCAACGTGCCGTTCTACAACCACGCGCTCTTCGCGCGGGAAGCGTCTTCGACGGCCGCGCTGCTCGACGGCAGGCTCGACCTCGGGCTCGGGTCCGGGCACATGAAAGCCGAATTCGACGCCGCCGGGCTGCCGTGGCACAAGGCTTCCGAACGGATCGACTACCTCGGCGAAAGCATCGGCCACCTGCGGAAGCACTTCGAAGCCGAGGGTATTCCGATGCCCCGCCTGCTCATCGCGGGCAACAGCGACGGCGTGCTCGGCCTGGCCGCGGAACACGCGGACGTCGTCGGGTTCGCCGGGCTCCGGCAGCAGCCCGGGAAACCGCCGGGCACCTTCAAGCTCGACAACGCCGAAGCGCTCGACGAACGGGTTGCCTACTTCCGCCGGAAAGCGAACCGCGAAGTCGAGTACAACATGCTGGTCCAGCACGTCGAAATCACCGGCGACCGGCGCGCGGCCGCCGAGGCGTGGCACGAAAAAACGGAGCGCAGTGCCGTCGCCGACGCCGGCGAACTCCTCGACGCGCCGCAGCTGTTGCTGGGCACGGTCGAGGAGATCGCCGGGCAGCTGGTGGAGCGGCGCGAACGCTACGGCTTCACCTACATCAGCGTGTTCGAGACGGCGCTCGAAACGTTCGCCCCGGTGATCGAGGAACTCAGTAAGCGACCGTGA
- a CDS encoding ribose-phosphate diphosphokinase, which yields MSPKQGTPKKNLMLFSGRAHQELAEEVAKHLNVTITPQTAHTFANGELFVRFEESVRGTDAFVIQAHTTPINEYVMEQLIMVDALKRASAKRITVVMPFYPYARQDKKHKGREPISARLIADLFKTAGADRIMTVDLHTAQIQGFFDGPVDHLMAQTVLADHIKATYGDADITVVSPDSGRVRLAEKWAQQLGDRPIAFIHKTRDPDKPNQAVANRVVGKVEGKLCVLIDDMIDTGGTIVKATEALIDEGAADVVIATTHGILSDPATERLSQCKAREVIVTNSLPIPEEKRFPGLTVLSIAPMLAEAIQQVFEDGSVTSLFDGNA from the coding sequence ATGAGTCCGAAGCAAGGCACGCCGAAGAAGAATCTGATGCTCTTCTCCGGACGCGCGCACCAGGAGCTCGCCGAAGAGGTGGCCAAGCACCTCAACGTGACGATCACCCCGCAGACGGCGCACACGTTCGCCAACGGCGAGCTGTTCGTCCGGTTCGAGGAGTCCGTCCGCGGCACCGACGCCTTCGTCATCCAGGCGCACACCACGCCCATCAACGAGTACGTGATGGAGCAGCTGATCATGGTGGACGCGCTCAAGCGGGCGAGCGCGAAGCGGATCACCGTGGTGATGCCGTTCTACCCGTACGCGCGCCAGGACAAGAAGCACAAGGGCCGCGAGCCCATCTCGGCGCGGCTGATCGCGGACCTGTTCAAGACCGCGGGGGCCGACCGGATCATGACCGTCGACCTGCACACCGCGCAGATCCAGGGCTTCTTCGACGGCCCGGTCGACCACCTGATGGCCCAGACCGTGCTGGCCGACCACATCAAGGCCACCTACGGCGACGCCGACATCACGGTCGTCTCGCCGGACTCGGGCCGCGTGCGGCTGGCGGAGAAGTGGGCGCAGCAGCTGGGCGACCGGCCGATCGCGTTCATCCACAAGACGCGCGACCCGGACAAGCCCAACCAGGCCGTGGCCAACCGCGTGGTCGGCAAGGTCGAGGGCAAGCTCTGCGTCCTGATCGACGACATGATCGACACCGGCGGCACGATCGTGAAGGCCACCGAGGCCCTGATCGACGAGGGCGCGGCGGACGTCGTCATCGCGACGACCCACGGCATCCTGTCCGACCCGGCGACCGAGCGGCTTTCGCAGTGCAAGGCGCGCGAGGTCATCGTGACGAACTCGCTGCCGATCCCGGAGGAGAAGCGGTTCCCCGGGCTGACGGTGCTGTCGATCGCCCCGATGCTGGCGGAGGCCATCCAGCAGGTCTTCGAGGACGGCTCGGTGACTTCGCTGTTCGACGGCAACGCCTGA
- the glmU gene encoding bifunctional UDP-N-acetylglucosamine diphosphorylase/glucosamine-1-phosphate N-acetyltransferase GlmU → MTGPLSTLILAAGEGTRMRSSTPKVLHPIAGRPLVEHAVRAAAGLDPEHLVVVVGHGREAVGEHLAQVAGTLGRAVGTAVQDQQKGTGHAVSCALATLPADLTGTVLVSYGDVPLLDTETLRALLEEHTEAKNAVTVLTAVVDDPTGYGRMVRDATGKVTGIVEHKDATPEQAEITEINSGVYAFDAAVLRDGLSRLSTDNAQGELYLTDVLGIANGDGLHVGALVVDDPWLTEGVNDRVQLSVLGAELNRRIVRRWQREGVTVVDPATTWIDAGVTLSRDVVIEPGVQLKGTTSVGEGTTVGPDSTLTNMTIGARASVVRVHGSDSELGDGVNVGPFTYLRPGTKLGEKGKLGAFVETKSADIGAGTKVPHLTYVGDATIGEHSNIGCSSVFVNYDGVNKHRTVIGSYVRLGADNTFVAPVQVGDGAYSGAGAVIREDVPPGTLAVSAPPQRNIEGWAIRRRPGTPAAEAAQAALDAESAAGTDGESPA, encoded by the coding sequence TTGACCGGCCCGCTGAGCACGTTGATCCTCGCCGCGGGTGAGGGCACCCGCATGCGTTCCTCGACGCCCAAGGTGCTGCACCCGATCGCCGGGCGCCCCCTGGTCGAGCACGCCGTCCGGGCCGCCGCCGGACTGGACCCCGAGCACCTCGTGGTCGTCGTCGGCCACGGCCGCGAAGCCGTCGGCGAGCACCTCGCCCAGGTCGCCGGCACCCTCGGCCGCGCGGTCGGCACCGCGGTGCAGGACCAGCAGAAGGGCACCGGCCACGCCGTGTCCTGCGCGCTCGCGACCCTGCCCGCCGACCTGACCGGCACCGTGCTCGTCAGCTACGGCGACGTCCCGCTGCTCGACACCGAGACCCTGCGCGCCCTGCTCGAGGAGCACACCGAGGCGAAGAACGCCGTCACCGTGCTCACCGCCGTGGTCGACGACCCGACCGGCTACGGCCGCATGGTGCGCGACGCGACGGGCAAGGTCACCGGGATCGTCGAGCACAAGGACGCCACCCCGGAGCAGGCGGAGATCACCGAGATCAACTCCGGGGTCTACGCCTTCGACGCCGCCGTGCTGCGCGACGGCCTCTCGCGCCTCTCGACCGACAACGCGCAGGGCGAGCTCTACCTCACCGACGTCCTGGGCATCGCGAACGGCGACGGCCTGCACGTCGGCGCGCTGGTCGTCGACGACCCGTGGCTGACCGAGGGCGTCAACGACCGCGTCCAGCTGTCGGTGCTCGGCGCCGAGCTCAACCGCCGGATCGTGCGGCGCTGGCAGCGCGAGGGCGTCACGGTCGTCGACCCGGCCACGACCTGGATCGACGCCGGCGTCACCCTCTCGCGTGACGTCGTCATCGAGCCCGGCGTGCAGCTCAAGGGCACGACGTCGGTCGGCGAAGGCACGACGGTCGGGCCGGACAGCACGCTGACGAACATGACCATCGGCGCCCGCGCCTCGGTGGTGCGCGTGCACGGCTCGGACTCCGAACTCGGCGACGGCGTCAACGTCGGCCCGTTCACCTACCTGCGGCCCGGCACGAAGCTGGGCGAAAAGGGCAAGCTCGGCGCGTTCGTCGAGACGAAGTCCGCCGACATCGGCGCCGGCACGAAGGTGCCGCACCTGACCTACGTCGGCGACGCCACGATCGGTGAGCACAGCAACATCGGCTGCTCCAGCGTGTTCGTGAACTACGACGGCGTCAACAAGCACCGCACCGTTATCGGGTCGTATGTCCGGTTGGGCGCCGACAACACGTTCGTCGCTCCGGTGCAGGTCGGTGACGGCGCTTACAGTGGTGCGGGTGCCGTGATCCGCGAGGACGTCCCGCCGGGCACACTCGCGGTGTCGGCGCCGCCGCAGCGCAACATCGAAGGCTGGGCGATCCGGCGCCGGCCGGGTACACCCGCGGCGGAGGCGGCCCAGGCCGCCCTCGACGCCGAGTCAGCAGCAGGAACCGACGGGGAGTCGCCAGCATGA
- a CDS encoding sensor domain-containing diguanylate cyclase has protein sequence MALTDEATDPVAARRPALAEMSDAWLVGRARELIAAVQRQEYTQQLQIVELMDELLDETQRRGEPTMVAQLLRASAVARLITKGLAAEAEPRLDEMLAHTRRHGLALLRADAHALRGRRLVIAAQEDPALTEIARALAILDDSAIPSRQVGIRAWNRMLWSTLNDCWIVLNQLGVYEAAEEVIGRAASAIRESASPHEITLQLMNRVKMLLGWGLRLERIDEYDESAEKFRTAASMAVAAEGPFTESLFPRRANVPAVDQVGVLAAAQALHNPTTDQIDRLRALHEGTGYPGEREIVAIALARCLDKGGRREEALDVLRSAREFLGDDTSQPSMRLNIARELARLDTSPDYASGASQSLIDYATRLESEMWSLRESQIATLNARREHERLSAEHGAITQQALQDPLTGLPNRRALDEKLRQLASSADAQPLAVALVDLDGFKGVNDKQSHAEGDNVLRVVASTLRDALRGDDLVARYGGDEFIVLLPGTPASAAKMALGRAVKSVAGLPHHLSHGVTLSIGLVSLRPQERGEQVLARADAAMYQAKRGGGNQVASANSMAADPAAAWASEAPPTDPAWDAEDHS, from the coding sequence TTGGCGCTGACCGACGAGGCGACCGACCCGGTGGCGGCCAGGCGTCCCGCCCTGGCCGAAATGTCCGACGCCTGGCTCGTCGGGCGCGCGCGGGAGCTGATCGCCGCGGTCCAGCGGCAGGAGTACACGCAGCAGCTCCAGATCGTCGAACTGATGGACGAGCTGCTCGACGAGACCCAGCGCCGCGGCGAGCCGACCATGGTCGCGCAGCTGCTGCGCGCCTCCGCCGTCGCGCGGCTGATCACGAAGGGCCTGGCCGCCGAGGCCGAGCCGCGGCTCGACGAGATGCTCGCGCACACCCGGCGCCACGGCCTCGCGCTGCTGCGGGCCGACGCGCACGCGCTGCGCGGGCGCCGGCTGGTGATCGCCGCGCAGGAGGACCCCGCGCTCACCGAGATCGCCCGCGCGCTGGCCATCCTCGACGACTCCGCGATCCCGAGCCGGCAGGTCGGCATCCGCGCCTGGAACCGGATGCTGTGGTCGACGCTGAACGACTGCTGGATCGTGCTGAACCAGCTCGGCGTCTACGAAGCCGCCGAAGAGGTCATCGGCCGCGCCGCGAGCGCAATCCGCGAGAGCGCGAGCCCGCACGAGATCACGCTGCAGCTGATGAACCGCGTCAAGATGCTGCTGGGCTGGGGCCTGCGGCTGGAGCGGATCGACGAGTACGACGAGAGCGCCGAGAAGTTCCGCACGGCCGCGTCGATGGCGGTCGCCGCGGAAGGCCCGTTCACCGAGTCGCTGTTCCCGCGGCGGGCGAACGTCCCGGCCGTCGACCAGGTCGGCGTCCTCGCCGCCGCGCAGGCGCTGCACAACCCGACCACCGACCAGATCGACCGGCTCCGGGCGCTGCACGAGGGCACCGGCTACCCGGGCGAACGCGAGATCGTCGCGATCGCGCTGGCCCGCTGCCTGGACAAGGGCGGCCGCCGCGAAGAGGCCCTCGACGTGCTGCGCTCGGCCCGCGAGTTCCTCGGCGACGACACCTCGCAGCCGTCGATGCGGCTGAACATCGCGCGCGAGCTGGCCCGGCTCGACACGAGCCCGGACTACGCGTCCGGTGCCAGCCAGTCGCTGATCGACTACGCGACCCGCCTCGAGTCCGAAATGTGGAGCTTGCGCGAGTCGCAGATCGCCACGCTGAACGCCCGCCGCGAGCACGAACGGCTCTCCGCCGAGCACGGCGCCATCACCCAGCAGGCGCTGCAGGACCCGCTCACCGGCCTGCCGAACCGGCGGGCGCTGGACGAGAAGCTGCGCCAGCTCGCCTCGTCGGCCGACGCGCAGCCGCTCGCCGTCGCGCTGGTCGACCTCGACGGCTTCAAGGGCGTCAACGACAAGCAGTCGCACGCCGAAGGCGACAACGTGCTGCGTGTCGTCGCAAGCACACTCCGTGACGCCCTGCGCGGGGACGACCTGGTCGCGCGCTACGGCGGCGACGAGTTCATCGTGCTGCTGCCGGGCACGCCGGCGTCCGCGGCGAAGATGGCGCTCGGCCGCGCCGTGAAGTCCGTCGCAGGCCTGCCGCACCACCTTTCGCACGGCGTCACGCTGTCGATCGGGCTCGTTTCGCTGCGGCCGCAGGAGCGCGGCGAGCAGGTCCTCGCGCGCGCCGACGCGGCCATGTACCAGGCGAAACGCGGCGGCGGCAACCAGGTGGCGTCGGCGAACTCGATGGCCGCCGATCCGGCCGCCGCGTGGGCGAGCGAGGCCCCTCCGACCGACCCCGCGTGGGACGCCGAGGACCACAGTTAG
- a CDS encoding acyl-CoA desaturase, producing MTATLDRSQPTGEPSAPKGPKPVTEGTRGIGVQLSVYFGVIAPLVALLVAVPFAWGWGLSWVDVAIFVVFYAISGLGITVSYHRYFTHGSFKAKQWLRVLMAIAGSIALQGPVITWVADHRRHHAFSDRDGDPHSPWAFGTSPWAIAKGFWHAHMGWLFERDQTNAERFAPDLVKDPAIKKVDDLFWLWSLVSLLLPALLGGLISWSLWGAVTAFFWAGLVRICVLHHVTWSVNSICHMIGERPFAARDKSANFWPLAIFSFGESWHNLHHADPTSARHGVKRGQIDISARLIWIFEKFGWVHDVRWPTPQRLARIATEKS from the coding sequence ATGACGGCCACGCTCGACCGTTCTCAGCCCACCGGGGAGCCTTCGGCCCCCAAGGGCCCCAAACCCGTCACCGAAGGCACGCGCGGCATCGGCGTGCAGCTGTCGGTCTACTTCGGCGTGATCGCGCCGCTGGTGGCACTGCTGGTCGCGGTGCCCTTCGCCTGGGGCTGGGGACTGAGCTGGGTCGACGTCGCCATCTTCGTCGTCTTCTACGCGATCAGCGGGCTCGGCATCACGGTGTCGTACCACCGCTACTTCACGCACGGCTCGTTCAAGGCCAAGCAGTGGCTGCGCGTGCTCATGGCCATCGCGGGCAGCATCGCCCTGCAGGGCCCGGTGATCACCTGGGTCGCCGACCACCGCCGCCACCACGCGTTCTCCGACCGCGACGGCGACCCGCACTCGCCGTGGGCGTTCGGCACCTCGCCGTGGGCCATCGCCAAGGGCTTCTGGCACGCGCACATGGGCTGGCTGTTCGAGCGCGACCAGACCAACGCCGAGCGCTTCGCGCCGGACCTGGTCAAGGACCCGGCGATCAAGAAGGTCGACGACCTGTTCTGGCTGTGGTCGCTGGTCAGCCTGCTGCTGCCGGCGCTGCTGGGCGGGCTCATCTCGTGGTCGCTCTGGGGCGCGGTCACCGCGTTCTTCTGGGCGGGCCTGGTGCGCATCTGCGTGCTGCACCACGTGACCTGGTCGGTCAACTCGATCTGCCACATGATCGGCGAGCGCCCGTTCGCCGCCCGCGACAAGTCGGCGAACTTCTGGCCCCTGGCCATTTTCTCGTTCGGCGAGTCGTGGCACAACCTGCACCACGCCGACCCGACGTCCGCGCGCCACGGCGTCAAGCGCGGCCAGATCGACATCTCCGCGCGGCTGATCTGGATCTTCGAGAAGTTCGGCTGGGTGCACGACGTCCGCTGGCCGACCCCGCAGCGCCTGGCCCGTATCGCGACGGAAAAGAGCTAG
- a CDS encoding TetR/AcrR family transcriptional regulator translates to MTGSERRRQLLNVARALFAEKGFDGTSIEEIAHRANVSKPVVYEHFGGKEGIYAVVVDRETQLLLDRMVSTLHGGHPRVMLEQAATALLSYVEDSHDGFRILVRDSPVASSTGTFSTVLNDIASQVEHILAQQFAARGYDEKLAALYAQALVGMVALTGQWWLDARKPKRDEVAAHLVNLAWNGLSHLEHKPKLRLG, encoded by the coding sequence ATGACCGGCAGCGAACGGCGCCGTCAGCTGCTGAACGTGGCCAGGGCCCTGTTCGCCGAAAAGGGCTTCGACGGCACGTCGATCGAGGAGATAGCCCACCGCGCCAACGTGTCGAAACCGGTGGTGTACGAGCACTTCGGCGGCAAAGAGGGCATCTACGCGGTGGTTGTGGACCGCGAAACCCAGCTGTTGCTGGACCGCATGGTCTCCACCCTGCACGGCGGCCACCCCCGCGTGATGCTCGAACAGGCGGCGACGGCGTTGCTGTCGTACGTCGAGGATTCCCACGACGGCTTCCGCATCCTGGTGCGGGATTCTCCGGTGGCGAGTTCGACGGGCACGTTTTCCACGGTGCTGAACGACATTGCGAGCCAGGTCGAGCACATCCTGGCCCAGCAGTTCGCGGCTCGGGGGTATGACGAGAAGCTGGCGGCGTTGTACGCGCAGGCTTTGGTGGGGATGGTCGCGCTGACCGGGCAGTGGTGGCTGGACGCGCGGAAGCCGAAGCGTGATGAGGTCGCGGCTCATCTGGTGAACCTGGCTTGGAACGGGCTGTCGCACCTGGAGCACAAGCCGAAGCTGCGGCTGGGGTGA
- a CDS encoding DUF6228 family protein: MTVSVAGPGVTLTLADLDRSEGDLIYFTARAEGDGLSATVSVETLYGDSLETFAAGLDRDFGGWAGARTWTSFRGDLELRATHAGRVVELVWTLRRPGCWECTVRTLVTPGEELRRFSADVADFLVS; this comes from the coding sequence GTGACGGTTTCGGTCGCCGGGCCGGGCGTGACGCTGACCCTCGCGGACCTGGACCGGTCCGAAGGCGACCTGATCTACTTCACGGCCCGGGCGGAAGGCGACGGCCTTTCCGCCACGGTGAGCGTCGAAACCCTCTACGGCGACAGCCTCGAGACCTTCGCGGCCGGCCTCGACCGCGATTTCGGCGGCTGGGCCGGCGCCCGGACCTGGACGTCGTTCCGCGGCGACCTCGAACTGCGCGCGACGCACGCCGGACGCGTGGTCGAGCTGGTGTGGACGCTCCGCCGTCCGGGGTGCTGGGAGTGCACGGTCCGGACGCTCGTCACGCCGGGCGAGGAACTCCGGCGGTTCAGCGCGGACGTGGCGGACTTCCTCGTCAGCTGA
- a CDS encoding NUDIX hydrolase, which produces MIDKIAWLHPVGGRILSTRSRGKDVYYLPGGKREPGESDAETLIREIHEELDVAITPSTIAPAGVFEAEAHGHAGTLVRMTCYTAEYTGTPAASSEIEEIAWLTYADRDRVSAVDKLIFDHLHETGQLS; this is translated from the coding sequence GTGATCGACAAGATCGCCTGGCTGCACCCGGTCGGCGGCCGCATCCTCAGCACCCGCTCGCGCGGCAAGGACGTGTACTACCTCCCGGGCGGCAAGCGCGAGCCGGGCGAGTCGGACGCCGAGACGCTCATCCGCGAGATCCACGAGGAACTCGACGTCGCGATCACGCCGTCGACGATCGCCCCGGCGGGGGTGTTCGAGGCGGAGGCGCACGGCCACGCGGGCACCCTGGTCCGGATGACCTGCTACACGGCGGAGTACACCGGCACGCCGGCCGCCAGCAGCGAGATCGAAGAGATCGCCTGGCTGACGTACGCGGACCGCGACCGGGTTTCGGCGGTGGACAAGCTCATCTTCGACCACCTGCACGAGACCGGGCAGCTCAGCTGA
- a CDS encoding NUDIX hydrolase — MIDKVAWLHVVDGRVLAARSRGKDKFYLPGGKREPGESDTETLVREIREELDVEITPSTIAPAGTFEGQAHGKAAGTLVRTAAYTADYQGTLKASSEIEEIAWLAHADRPRVSLVAQLIFDHLRRTGELR, encoded by the coding sequence GTGATCGACAAGGTCGCGTGGCTGCACGTCGTGGACGGCCGGGTCCTGGCCGCGCGTTCGCGGGGCAAGGACAAGTTCTACCTGCCGGGCGGCAAACGCGAGCCCGGCGAATCGGACACCGAAACGCTGGTCCGCGAGATCCGCGAAGAACTGGACGTCGAGATCACCCCGTCGACGATCGCGCCAGCGGGCACGTTCGAAGGCCAGGCACACGGCAAAGCCGCGGGCACCCTGGTCCGCACGGCGGCCTACACCGCGGACTACCAGGGAACGCTCAAGGCGAGCAGCGAGATCGAGGAGATCGCCTGGCTCGCCCACGCGGACCGGCCGCGGGTTTCCCTGGTCGCCCAGCTGATCTTCGACCACCTGCGCCGCACCGGCGAGCTGCGGTGA
- a CDS encoding isochorismatase family protein — protein sequence MTKIDPATSALVLVDLQERIVALPTTPYRGEEVVRNALRLRDAFREAGAPVVIVRVSRPDNPPGNELVFDAQDDKIVTKYTIGGFAGTDLDEYLRGKGVRTVYFGGIATEFGVESTLRAASDHGYDTVAVSDAMTALSDISHENAMTKIFLRLGTVMTTEEVLA from the coding sequence ATGACCAAGATCGATCCGGCCACGTCCGCGCTCGTGCTCGTCGACCTGCAGGAGCGGATCGTCGCGTTGCCGACCACGCCGTACCGCGGCGAAGAGGTAGTGCGGAACGCCCTGCGCCTACGGGACGCCTTCCGCGAGGCGGGCGCGCCGGTGGTGATCGTGCGGGTGTCGCGGCCGGACAACCCGCCGGGCAACGAACTGGTCTTCGACGCGCAGGACGACAAGATCGTCACGAAGTACACGATCGGCGGCTTCGCCGGCACCGACCTGGACGAGTACCTGCGCGGCAAGGGCGTCCGCACGGTGTACTTCGGCGGCATCGCGACGGAGTTCGGCGTCGAATCGACCCTGCGCGCGGCGTCCGACCACGGCTACGACACGGTGGCGGTCTCCGACGCGATGACAGCGCTTTCCGACATCTCGCACGAGAACGCGATGACGAAGATCTTCCTGCGGCTCGGCACGGTCATGACGACCGAGGAGGTGCTGGCGTGA